A single region of the Streptomyces caelestis genome encodes:
- a CDS encoding DUF3159 domain-containing protein, with amino-acid sequence MTSLDKPTEETSADDARAVTEAALFEAFGGVRGMVETVLPGLLFVTIYTINKDLHLSAIAALAVSVVLVVVRLVMKDTVKHAFSGVFGVAFGVVFAMMTGNAKDFYLPGMLYTLGLGLAYIITTLCGVPLIGLILGPVFKENLSWRTRNPGRKKAYAKASYAWGAILLAKCAILFPLYWWADTTQLGWVLVALKIPPFLLAVWLTWVFLAKAPAPIDVFAEMEAEEKAAEERERGAATRSAE; translated from the coding sequence GTGACGTCGCTCGACAAGCCGACCGAAGAGACATCTGCGGACGACGCCCGGGCGGTGACCGAGGCCGCCCTGTTCGAAGCGTTCGGCGGCGTGCGGGGCATGGTCGAGACGGTGCTGCCCGGCCTGCTGTTCGTCACCATCTACACGATCAACAAGGACCTGCACCTGTCGGCGATCGCGGCGCTGGCCGTGTCGGTGGTGCTGGTGGTGGTCCGGCTGGTGATGAAGGACACCGTCAAGCACGCCTTCAGCGGTGTCTTCGGCGTGGCCTTCGGTGTCGTCTTCGCGATGATGACCGGCAACGCCAAGGACTTCTACCTGCCCGGCATGCTCTACACGCTGGGCCTGGGGCTCGCGTACATCATCACCACCCTGTGCGGTGTCCCGCTGATCGGGCTGATCCTCGGCCCGGTCTTCAAGGAGAACCTCTCCTGGCGCACGCGGAACCCCGGCCGCAAGAAGGCCTACGCGAAGGCCAGTTACGCGTGGGGTGCGATCCTGCTCGCCAAGTGCGCGATCCTCTTCCCGCTGTACTGGTGGGCCGACACGACACAGCTTGGCTGGGTCCTGGTCGCCCTGAAGATCCCGCCGTTCCTGCTCGCCGTATGGCTGACGTGGGTCTTCCTGGCGAAGGCGCCCGCGCCGATCGACGTGTTCGCGGAGATGGAGGCGGAGGAGAAGGCCGCGGAGGAGAGGGAACGGGGAGCTGCTACTCGGTCCGCCGAGTAG
- a CDS encoding response regulator has protein sequence MTRVLVVDDEPQIVRALVINLRARTYEVDAAHDGATALQLAAARHPDVVVLDLGLPDMDGVEVIRGLRGWTRVPILVLSARHSSDEKVEALDAGADDYVTKPFGMDELLARLRAAVRRAEPPGGGEGDVIVETGEFTVDLAAKKVDRAGKDVRLTPTEWHLLEVLVRNSGRLVGQKQLLQEVWGPSYGTETNYLRVYMAQLRRKLEADPSHPKHFITEPGMGYRFET, from the coding sequence ATGACCCGGGTGCTGGTGGTCGACGACGAGCCGCAGATCGTGCGCGCCCTCGTGATCAACCTCAGGGCACGCACGTACGAGGTCGACGCCGCCCACGACGGTGCCACCGCCCTCCAGCTCGCCGCCGCCCGCCACCCGGACGTGGTCGTCCTCGACCTCGGCCTGCCCGACATGGACGGCGTCGAGGTGATCAGGGGCCTGCGCGGCTGGACCCGGGTGCCGATCCTGGTGCTGTCCGCCCGGCACTCCTCCGACGAGAAGGTCGAGGCGCTGGACGCGGGCGCCGACGACTACGTCACCAAGCCCTTCGGCATGGACGAACTGCTGGCCCGGCTGCGGGCCGCCGTGCGCCGGGCCGAGCCGCCCGGGGGCGGTGAGGGCGACGTGATCGTGGAGACCGGCGAGTTCACCGTCGACCTGGCCGCGAAGAAGGTCGACCGCGCCGGGAAGGACGTACGGCTGACCCCCACGGAGTGGCACCTGCTGGAGGTCCTCGTCCGCAACAGCGGCCGCCTGGTCGGGCAGAAGCAGCTGCTCCAGGAGGTGTGGGGGCCGTCGTACGGGACGGAGACCAACTATCTGCGCGTGTACATGGCGCAGCTGCGGCGGAAGCTGGAGGCGGATCCCTCCCATCCGAAGCACTTCATCACGGAGCCGGGGATGGGCTACCGGTTCGAGACGTAA
- a CDS encoding OB-fold nucleic acid binding domain-containing protein encodes MSAVPRSHKPAGRFRRMLDRLSSSQEDLESEELREDTETAGCIRIGDCQDRQIATVTGTLRTVTLRPRAGVPALEAELFDGSAALDVVWLGRRSIVGIEPGRKLIASGRISMSRGRRVLFNPKYELRPLGRE; translated from the coding sequence ATGAGTGCTGTTCCTCGTTCGCACAAGCCGGCGGGCCGGTTCCGGCGTATGCTCGACCGGCTCTCCTCGTCGCAGGAGGACCTGGAGTCCGAGGAACTGCGCGAGGACACCGAGACCGCGGGCTGTATCCGGATCGGAGACTGTCAGGACCGGCAGATAGCGACGGTTACTGGTACCTTGCGCACGGTCACCCTGCGACCGCGCGCCGGAGTCCCGGCCCTGGAGGCCGAGCTGTTCGACGGCTCAGCGGCGCTGGACGTGGTGTGGCTCGGCAGGCGCTCCATCGTCGGCATAGAGCCGGGGCGCAAGCTGATCGCATCGGGCCGGATCTCGATGAGCCGGGGCCGCCGCGTGCTGTTCAATCCCAAGTACGAACTGAGACCCCTCGGACGGGAGTAG